In the Qipengyuania pelagi genome, one interval contains:
- a CDS encoding deoxyguanosinetriphosphate triphosphohydrolase has product MDRAAFASDPAHSRGREFPVASAVTRGEIRGPRSEFQRDRDRIVHSIAFRRLRSKTQVFVAPDGDHYRTRLTHSLEVAQIGRVLARALRLDEDLTEALCLAHDIGHPPFGHAGEKALSAAMVEAGGYDHNAHSLRTLARLECPYPAHDGLNLTFETLEGLAKHNGPVASPNWALSEIDAAFPLDLATWPSAEAQIANVADDIAYDNHDIDDGLRAGFLQLDDLLTLDFVADQWAGVERRFPHAEHERKLRELVRGQIGMMVNDVLAHSADRLRDVASVNEVRAANGPLAGFSPAMAAQERRLKAFMYERLYYHPEQKQTAERAREVIAALFVAYSEDERTLPEGWRAGLPESEPERSRHIADFIAGMTDRFAIDQYARIHGRVPEGLSNV; this is encoded by the coding sequence ATGGATCGCGCAGCCTTTGCCTCGGACCCGGCGCATTCGCGCGGGCGGGAATTCCCCGTTGCCAGCGCTGTCACGCGCGGCGAAATCCGGGGTCCGCGCAGCGAATTCCAGCGTGACCGGGACCGGATCGTCCATTCGATCGCCTTCCGCCGCTTGCGTTCGAAAACGCAGGTCTTCGTCGCGCCCGATGGCGACCATTACCGCACCCGCCTCACCCACAGCCTGGAAGTCGCGCAGATCGGGCGCGTGCTGGCGCGCGCCCTGCGGCTCGACGAGGATCTGACCGAGGCGCTCTGTCTTGCGCACGATATCGGCCACCCGCCTTTCGGCCATGCGGGCGAAAAGGCGCTGAGCGCCGCGATGGTCGAGGCGGGCGGATATGATCACAACGCCCATTCGCTGCGCACGCTGGCGCGGCTCGAATGTCCCTATCCCGCGCATGACGGGTTGAATCTCACCTTCGAGACGCTGGAGGGCCTCGCCAAGCATAACGGCCCCGTCGCTTCGCCGAACTGGGCGCTGAGCGAGATCGACGCGGCATTCCCGCTCGACCTTGCGACCTGGCCTTCCGCCGAGGCGCAGATCGCCAATGTCGCGGACGATATCGCCTACGACAATCACGATATCGACGATGGCCTGCGCGCAGGATTCCTCCAGCTCGACGATCTCCTCACGCTCGATTTCGTGGCCGACCAATGGGCGGGCGTCGAGAGGCGGTTTCCCCATGCCGAACACGAGCGCAAATTGCGCGAGCTGGTTCGCGGGCAGATCGGGATGATGGTCAACGATGTGCTCGCCCACAGCGCCGATCGCTTGCGCGATGTCGCCAGCGTAAACGAGGTGCGCGCCGCGAACGGACCGCTCGCCGGATTTTCGCCCGCGATGGCGGCGCAGGAGCGGCGCCTCAAGGCGTTCATGTACGAACGGCTGTATTATCATCCCGAGCAGAAGCAGACCGCCGAACGTGCGCGCGAGGTGATCGCGGCGCTGTTCGTCGCATATAGCGAGGACGAGCGCACCCTGCCCGAGGGCTGGCGCGCCGGCCTGCCCGAAAGCGAACCCGAGCGCAGCCGCCATATCGCGGACTTCATCGCGGGCATGACCGATCGCTTCGCCATCGACCAATATGCGCGTATCCATGGGCGTGTGCCCGAGGGGCTGAGCAATGTCTGA
- a CDS encoding S8 family serine peptidase, whose protein sequence is MKSGTLGRLAMVSGMALAAAGIAAPAAAQKIDNSYICVFKEGTVARGQERAQANAAAANAGGNVNHVYTRAIRGFAANMSARGAAQMQASNPRIAYCEQDQVVKTAQGKPGGGSTGSASETTPWGIARVGGGQTGATGRAFVIDSGVDLDHPDLNVNTGMSRSFTREKNADDGNGHGTHVAGTIAAIANNNIGVVGVAAGAEIVAVKVLTRSGSGSNSGVIAGVDYVAQVGRAGDVANMSLGGGVSTTLDNAVINAAAGGVKFVLAAGNESDNADNHSPARANGPNVFTVSSFAQGDNWSSFSNFGNPPVDYAEPGSSIYSTYKGGGYATLSGTSMAAPHLAGLLLLGPVRSGGTVKGDPDGNPDTIGIR, encoded by the coding sequence ATGAAATCAGGTACTTTGGGTCGCCTCGCCATGGTGAGTGGAATGGCACTTGCAGCGGCGGGTATCGCCGCGCCGGCGGCAGCGCAGAAGATCGACAACAGCTATATCTGCGTCTTCAAGGAAGGCACGGTGGCGCGCGGGCAGGAGAGGGCCCAGGCGAACGCCGCTGCCGCGAATGCAGGCGGAAACGTCAATCACGTCTACACTCGCGCCATTCGCGGCTTCGCTGCGAACATGTCGGCGCGTGGCGCGGCGCAGATGCAGGCTTCGAACCCGCGCATCGCCTATTGCGAGCAGGATCAGGTGGTGAAGACCGCGCAGGGCAAGCCCGGCGGCGGAAGCACCGGCAGCGCGTCGGAAACCACGCCGTGGGGCATCGCCCGCGTCGGTGGCGGACAGACGGGAGCCACGGGCCGCGCCTTTGTGATCGATAGCGGGGTCGACCTCGATCACCCCGATCTCAACGTCAACACCGGCATGTCGCGCAGCTTCACGCGCGAGAAGAATGCCGACGATGGCAATGGCCACGGCACCCACGTCGCGGGCACGATCGCGGCTATCGCCAACAACAATATCGGCGTCGTCGGCGTGGCCGCGGGCGCGGAAATCGTCGCGGTCAAGGTGCTGACGCGCAGCGGCTCGGGCTCGAACAGCGGCGTGATCGCGGGCGTGGATTATGTCGCGCAGGTTGGCCGCGCGGGCGATGTTGCGAATATGAGCCTCGGCGGCGGGGTTTCGACCACGCTCGACAACGCCGTCATCAACGCTGCGGCGGGCGGGGTGAAATTCGTCCTCGCGGCGGGTAACGAGAGCGACAATGCGGACAACCACTCGCCCGCACGCGCCAACGGACCGAACGTGTTCACCGTGTCGAGCTTCGCACAGGGCGACAACTGGTCCAGCTTCTCGAACTTCGGCAATCCGCCGGTCGATTATGCGGAGCCGGGCTCGTCGATCTATTCGACCTATAAAGGCGGCGGCTACGCCACCTTGTCGGGCACCTCGATGGCCGCGCCGCACCTTGCGGGCCTGCTGCTGCTCGGCCCGGTGCGCTCGGGCGGGACGGTCAAGGGCGATCCGGACGGCAATCCCGACACGATCGGCATCCGTTGA
- a CDS encoding aspartate/glutamate racemase family protein: MRKLGLIGGMSWVSTRAYYERINRLVQKAKTPTHSAPLLIESLEYSPLYALREEESWDQAARMLIDSARRLEAAGAGAIVIAANSMHRVYDRVAEAIGIEIIHIADTVGQALEGHDIGEVLLLGTRPVMTESFYRQRIISHGIDLLPPDEDDVEMVDSIIYKELMLGKVSRDAERALKTIITRKEQRGAGAVILACTELGLVVDTDANVLPIFDTTDTHCQAAADWILAKD, encoded by the coding sequence TTGCGTAAGCTGGGTCTCATTGGGGGGATGAGCTGGGTCTCGACCCGCGCCTATTACGAACGAATCAATCGGCTGGTGCAGAAGGCGAAGACGCCTACCCACAGCGCGCCTCTGCTGATCGAGAGCCTGGAATATTCACCTCTCTACGCCCTGCGCGAAGAGGAAAGCTGGGACCAGGCGGCGCGGATGCTGATCGACAGCGCGCGCAGGCTGGAAGCTGCGGGCGCGGGCGCGATCGTGATCGCCGCCAATTCGATGCATCGCGTCTACGACCGGGTGGCGGAAGCGATCGGGATCGAGATCATCCACATCGCCGACACGGTCGGCCAGGCGCTGGAAGGCCACGATATCGGCGAAGTGCTGCTGCTCGGCACGCGGCCGGTGATGACCGAGAGCTTCTATCGCCAGCGCATCATCTCGCACGGCATCGACCTGCTTCCGCCCGACGAGGACGATGTCGAGATGGTCGATTCGATCATCTACAAGGAACTGATGCTGGGCAAGGTCAGCCGCGATGCCGAACGCGCGCTCAAGACCATCATCACGCGCAAGGAACAGCGTGGGGCGGGCGCGGTGATCCTGGCCTGCACGGAGCTGGGCCTGGTCGTGGATACCGATGCGAACGTCCTGCCGATCTTCGATACGACCGACACGCACTGCCAGGCAGCGGCGGACTGGATCCTGGCGAAGGATTAG